In one window of Gossypium arboreum isolate Shixiya-1 chromosome 4, ASM2569848v2, whole genome shotgun sequence DNA:
- the LOC108482663 gene encoding beta-1,3-galactosyltransferase GALT1-like, with the protein MLAKCSEEVRMKAETLHLKRMKKWYGGTLVASLFMLLVLRYVVMKNPVEESYLMNPFSSNATNPLEWVHITGSPTVQYPVNASQVISVDAIAFSLFAQRNLSEGEQQPLFTWNLLKNLINHSHALPNGVEAIKEAGSAWNSLMALVQEKKLGYANDNSSKKAKEKQCPHFLNKMNATEPDKSDYKLRIPCGLTQGSSITIIGIPNGLLGDFRIDLTGEALPGEPDPPIILHYNVRLHGDKMTEDPVIVHNTWTIAHDWGEEDRCPPSTPDKNRKVDELDQCIKLVSKNDNRTVSPHSHGSRKSSVGLQRVKYFPFKHGSFFVATLRVGLEGIQMTVDGKHITSFANRETLEPWLVSEVRISGDLKLISVLASGLPTSEDSDLTVNLEALKAIPLSHQKPGNLFIGVFPTANNFKRRMALRRTWMQYPEVRSGTVAVRFLVGMLQQIFDEVEESTLT; encoded by the exons ATGCTTGCAAAGTGCTCTGAAGAGGTGAGGATGAAAGCTGAAACGCTCCATCTAAAGAG AATGAAGAAATGGTACGGTGGTACTCTTGTTGCATCTTTGTTTATGTTGCTGGTCCTGAGATATGTTGTCATGAAAAATCCTGTTGAAGAAAGCTATTTGATGAATCCCTTCTCCTCCAACGCAACCAATCCACTTGAATGGGTGCATATCACAGGTTCACCTACAGTTCAATATCCAGTTAATGCTTCTCAAGTGATTTCTGTTGATGCCATAGCTTTCAGTCTCTTTGCTCAAAGGAACCTTTCCGAGGGAGAGCAACAACCTTTGTTTACCTGGAATTTGTTGAAGAACTTAATTAACCATTCTCACGCTTTGCCAAATGGAGTAGAAGCTATCAAGGAAGCTGGAAGTGCATGGAATAGCCTGATGGCTTTGGTTCAAGAGAAAAAACTTGGTTATGCGAatgataattcatctaaaaaAGCAAAAGAGAAGCAGTGCCCTCATTTTCTTAATAAAATGAATGCTACAGAACCTGACAAGAGTGATTATAAGTTGCGAATTCCTTGTGGCCTCACTCAAGGTTCTTCCATTACGATCATTGGCATTCCAAATGGTCTTCTTGGCGATTTTCGCATTGACTTAACAGGGGAAGCACTTCCAGGGGAGCCTGATCCACCAATAATTTTGCATTACAATGTTAGGCTCCATGGGGATAAGATGACAGAGGACCCTGTAATTGTCCATAACACCTGGACTATAGCTCATGATTGGGGTGAAGAGGATCGCTGTCCACCCTCAACTCCTGACAAGAATAGAAAAG TGGATGAGTTGGACCAGTGCATTAAGCTGGTCAGTAAAAATGATAACCGGACAGTTAGCCCGCATTCCCATGGTTCAAGGAAGTCTTCAGTGGGGCTGCAAAGGGTTAAGTATTTTCCTTTTAAGCACGGTTCATTCTTCGTTGCTACTCTTAGAGTAGGATTAGAGGGAATACAGATGACAGTTGATGGAAAGCACATAACATCCTTTGCTAATCGTGAA ACGTTGGAGCCATGGCTGGTTAGTGAGGTTAGAATTTCTGGAGACTTGAAACTAATTTCTGTCTTGGCTAGTGGTTTACCCACTTCAGAGGATTCCGACCTTACAGTTAATCTAGAGGCACTAAAAGCAATTCCTCTCTCTCATCAAAAGCCAGGGAATCTCTTTATCGGTGTTTTCCCTACTGCTAATAACTTTAAACGAAGAATGGCACTGAGAAGAACATGGATGCAGTATCCTGAAGTTCGGTCAGGGACAGTTGCAGTGAGATTTCTTGTTGGAATG CTTCAACAAATCTTTGATGAAGTTGAGGAGTCCACTTTAACCTAG